One stretch of Rhodoferax lithotrophicus DNA includes these proteins:
- the hemB gene encoding porphobilinogen synthase, with protein sequence MTHFANYPMGRPRRLRRDTFTRNLVRENTLTPHDLIYPVFVVDGTQQRQAVSSMPGVERLSLDLLLPVAEDCVKLGIPVMALFPVIDQSLKTYDGREALNPDGLVPRVVQTLKKAFPELGIMCDVALDPFTSHGQDGLPDPRPEEDGYIMNDATVEILVKQALTQAGAGADIVAPSDMMDGRIGAIRHALEANHFIHTRIMAYSAKYASAFYGPFRDAVGSSSNLGKSNKKVYQMDPGNSNEALREVALDIAEGADMVMVKPGMPYLDVVRRVKDEFKVPTFAYQVSGEYAMLKAAAQNGWLDHDAVMLESLLAFKRAGADGILTYFARDAARLLLK encoded by the coding sequence ATGACACACTTTGCCAATTACCCCATGGGCCGTCCGCGCCGTCTACGCCGCGACACATTTACCCGCAATCTGGTGCGTGAAAACACATTGACTCCGCATGATCTGATTTACCCCGTATTTGTGGTGGATGGCACACAACAGCGCCAAGCGGTTTCATCCATGCCGGGTGTAGAGCGCCTGAGTCTGGATTTGCTGCTGCCCGTAGCCGAAGATTGCGTCAAACTGGGCATTCCGGTGATGGCATTGTTCCCAGTGATTGACCAGTCACTCAAAACCTACGATGGCCGCGAAGCCCTCAACCCCGATGGGCTGGTACCTCGCGTAGTACAGACACTGAAAAAAGCATTTCCCGAGCTCGGCATCATGTGTGACGTGGCACTCGACCCCTTCACCAGCCACGGTCAGGATGGTCTGCCAGACCCTCGCCCTGAAGAGGACGGCTACATCATGAACGATGCTACCGTGGAAATTCTGGTCAAACAGGCACTCACGCAAGCTGGCGCGGGTGCCGATATCGTCGCCCCAAGCGACATGATGGACGGTCGCATTGGTGCCATCCGTCACGCACTGGAAGCCAACCACTTTATCCACACCCGCATCATGGCCTACAGCGCCAAATATGCCAGTGCGTTCTACGGCCCATTTCGCGATGCCGTGGGCTCTTCCAGCAACCTGGGAAAAAGCAATAAAAAGGTTTACCAGATGGATCCTGGCAACAGCAATGAGGCCTTGCGCGAGGTGGCCCTGGACATTGCCGAGGGAGCTGACATGGTCATGGTCAAGCCTGGCATGCCCTATCTGGACGTGGTGCGCCGCGTCAAAGACGAATTCAAAGTCCCAACCTTCGCCTACCAAGTATCAGGTGAATACGCCATGCTCAAAGCAGCCGCACAAAATGGCTGGCTCGATCATGACGCAGTTATGCTCGAAAGCCTATTGGCCTTTAAACGCGCAGGTGCCGATGGCATTCTGACCTACTTTGCCCGTGACGCTGCCAGACTTCTCCTAAAATGA
- a CDS encoding CopD family protein: MLWIKSLHIVFVASWFAGLFYLPRIFVNLAMVSTDSVAERERLLLMARKLLRFMTVIAVPAVALGAWLWLGYGIGWGPGNGWMHAKLFGVLLVIGYHHACSLMLKEFVRGDQHHSHVWYRWFNEAPVILMLIIVCLVVLKPF; the protein is encoded by the coding sequence ATGCTCTGGATCAAATCTCTTCACATCGTTTTCGTTGCCAGTTGGTTTGCTGGTTTGTTTTATTTGCCGCGCATTTTTGTCAATCTGGCCATGGTATCAACCGACTCCGTGGCTGAGCGGGAGCGTTTGCTGCTTATGGCACGCAAACTGTTGCGCTTCATGACGGTGATTGCCGTTCCCGCAGTGGCCCTGGGGGCGTGGCTGTGGCTGGGCTATGGAATTGGCTGGGGACCGGGTAACGGATGGATGCATGCCAAACTTTTTGGGGTGTTGTTGGTAATTGGCTACCACCACGCCTGCAGCTTGATGCTGAAAGAGTTTGTACGGGGAGATCAGCACCATAGTCATGTGTGGTACCGCTGGTTCAATGAAGCCCCTGTGATCTTGATGCTGATCATCGTGTGCCTGGTGGTACTCAAACCTTTCTGA
- a CDS encoding VanZ family protein, translated as MHKTSAWPLAWVYLGLILYASLYPFAFWRDQGIDPWWFLMTPLPKYWTGFDVVSNVLGYMPFGFLLALSALRTGREPYALPLAVLAALLLSLVMETLQVYLPDRVPSNLDLLLNVLGGALGAGSAWSLEQLGVLQRWSRFRAQWFVADARGGLVLLALWPLALLFPAVVPFGLGQVMERLELALAELLVNSPLLEWLPMRELELQPMLPAVEWSSVLLGLLIPCLLGFCIIPSRPKRIWFLGWVLFLGVVTTALSSALSFGPEYAWVWLSTPVKAALVCVVVLSLTFIWVPCRASAALALLALGVDLSLINQTPISPYFEQTLFSWEQGQFIRFHGLAQWLGWLWPFFALVYVMSLLWGKEVKN; from the coding sequence ATGCATAAAACTTCGGCATGGCCCTTGGCATGGGTCTATTTGGGGCTGATTCTTTATGCCAGTCTCTATCCGTTCGCTTTTTGGCGCGACCAAGGGATAGATCCTTGGTGGTTTTTGATGACACCGCTGCCCAAATATTGGACTGGTTTTGATGTGGTGTCGAACGTGTTGGGCTACATGCCTTTTGGATTTCTTTTGGCTTTGAGCGCATTGCGTACCGGGCGTGAGCCCTACGCATTGCCCTTGGCGGTGTTGGCTGCTTTGTTGCTGTCGCTGGTCATGGAAACGTTGCAGGTCTATTTGCCTGATCGGGTGCCTTCCAATCTGGATTTGCTGCTGAACGTGTTGGGTGGCGCATTGGGCGCGGGCAGCGCCTGGAGTTTGGAGCAGTTAGGTGTGTTGCAGCGCTGGAGTCGTTTTCGGGCGCAGTGGTTTGTAGCGGACGCGCGTGGTGGTTTGGTGTTATTGGCTCTGTGGCCACTGGCATTGCTGTTTCCGGCGGTGGTGCCGTTTGGCTTGGGGCAAGTGATGGAGAGGCTGGAGTTGGCCTTGGCCGAGCTGCTTGTCAACAGCCCGCTGCTTGAGTGGTTGCCGATGCGTGAACTTGAGTTGCAGCCCATGCTGCCAGCAGTCGAGTGGTCAAGCGTGCTGCTGGGGTTGTTGATCCCCTGTTTATTGGGGTTTTGTATCATCCCCTCCAGACCTAAGCGTATATGGTTTTTGGGTTGGGTGTTGTTTTTGGGGGTGGTTACCACGGCGCTCAGCAGTGCCCTGAGTTTTGGCCCGGAATACGCTTGGGTGTGGTTGAGTACGCCGGTTAAAGCGGCGCTGGTGTGTGTGGTGGTGCTTTCTTTAACCTTCATATGGGTGCCGTGCCGTGCCAGTGCAGCCTTGGCCTTGTTGGCTTTGGGGGTGGATTTAAGTTTGATTAATCAGACTCCCATTAGTCCTTATTTTGAGCAGACACTGTTCTCCTGGGAGCAGGGTCAATTCATCCGGTTTCATGGCTTGGCCCAATGGTTAGGTTGGCTGTGGCCTTTCTTCGCGCTGGTGTATGTGATGAGTTTGTTGTGGGGTAAAGAGGTAAAAAACTAG
- a CDS encoding (2Fe-2S) ferredoxin domain-containing protein, with amino-acid sequence MNDSTTTPLAGSTPAVIPASYYQRHIFFCLNERSNGEDCCARHDAQAAFDRCKAQVKAAGLAGAGQVRVNKAGCLDRCAAGPVAVVYPEAVWYSYVDSSDIDEIVESHLKNGQVVQRLLTPAHLGR; translated from the coding sequence ATGAATGACTCCACGACTACGCCCTTAGCAGGCAGCACGCCTGCTGTTATCCCCGCCAGTTACTACCAGCGGCATATCTTTTTTTGTTTGAACGAGCGCTCCAACGGAGAAGACTGCTGTGCTCGGCATGATGCTCAGGCGGCCTTTGACCGTTGCAAAGCTCAAGTCAAGGCTGCAGGTTTGGCGGGGGCTGGGCAGGTACGGGTGAACAAAGCCGGATGTCTGGATCGTTGTGCAGCTGGCCCGGTCGCTGTGGTGTATCCCGAAGCAGTTTGGTACAGCTATGTGGACAGCAGCGACATTGATGAAATTGTGGAGTCCCACCTGAAAAATGGTCAGGTGGTGCAGCGCCTGTTGACCCCCGCACATCTGGGGCGCTAG
- a CDS encoding D-alanyl-D-alanine carboxypeptidase family protein: protein MKKIFLSLAVIICLSAASQPVQPPEIAARSYLLLDVTANQILAEKGIDTPVEPASLTKLMTAYLVFDALRNKKIDLHQTLSVSERAWKMPGSRMFIDPKMKVQVEDLIKGMIVQSGNDATVALAEGVGGSVERFVQLMNDQAKALGMKSTGYKNPEGLTEAGHTTTARDLSVLATRLMQDFPDYVTYYAIKKYRYEGAPTANDSNRNLLLFRDPTVDGLKTGHTDAAGYCLIATAKREVPGLGHAGASAGVGSRRLLSIVLGTASENARANESQKLLNWGYTAYEAVKLFDANQAVVTPQVWKGRAATVALGQSRAIVVAVPAGYGSKLTTQVARPEPLVAPFAKGQQVGVLKISSAGQALAEVPLVALEGVEQANVLGRAWDALRLWIK from the coding sequence ATGAAAAAAATATTTTTATCTCTGGCAGTGATCATTTGCCTGTCCGCTGCATCACAACCTGTGCAGCCGCCCGAAATTGCGGCACGTTCTTATCTGCTGTTGGATGTCACTGCCAATCAAATCTTGGCGGAAAAAGGCATTGATACCCCGGTCGAGCCTGCTTCGTTGACCAAACTGATGACAGCTTATTTGGTGTTTGATGCTTTGCGCAACAAAAAAATAGACCTTCATCAAACCCTTTCAGTCAGCGAGCGGGCCTGGAAGATGCCGGGTTCACGCATGTTTATTGATCCTAAGATGAAAGTGCAGGTAGAGGACTTGATCAAAGGCATGATTGTTCAAAGTGGCAACGATGCGACCGTGGCGCTGGCCGAGGGGGTGGGAGGGTCGGTGGAGCGGTTTGTCCAGTTGATGAACGATCAGGCCAAGGCGCTGGGCATGAAATCTACCGGTTATAAAAATCCAGAGGGTTTGACGGAGGCCGGACACACCACCACTGCGCGTGATCTGAGTGTGTTGGCAACCCGGTTGATGCAGGATTTTCCTGATTACGTGACCTATTACGCCATCAAAAAATACCGTTATGAAGGTGCGCCAACCGCTAATGACAGCAACCGCAATTTGCTGCTGTTTCGTGATCCCACAGTGGATGGCCTGAAAACCGGGCACACCGATGCTGCTGGGTATTGCCTGATTGCTACCGCCAAGCGTGAAGTGCCGGGCTTGGGGCATGCGGGGGCTTCTGCTGGCGTGGGTAGCCGACGTCTGTTGTCTATTGTGCTGGGAACCGCCAGTGAAAATGCCCGTGCCAACGAATCTCAGAAGTTGTTGAACTGGGGCTACACCGCCTATGAAGCAGTGAAGTTGTTTGATGCCAATCAGGCCGTGGTGACACCGCAGGTCTGGAAGGGTCGAGCAGCTACGGTGGCCTTGGGGCAATCTCGGGCCATTGTGGTGGCTGTGCCTGCAGGATATGGCTCCAAACTCACCACACAAGTGGCACGCCCAGAGCCTTTGGTGGCTCCGTTTGCCAAGGGGCAACAAGTCGGTGTGCTGAAGATCAGTAGCGCCGGACAAGCCTTGGCTGAAGTCCCTTTGGTGGCTTTAGAGGGGGTGGAGCAGGCTAACGTGCTGGGGCGCGCTTGGGATGCTTTGCGGCTGTGGATCAAATAA
- the rpsL gene encoding 30S ribosomal protein S12: MPTINQLIRQGRAVETVKSKSPAMENSPQRRGVCTRVYTTTPKKPNSALRKVAKVRLTNGFEVISYIGGEGHNLQEHSVVLVRGGRVKDLPGVRYHIVRGSLDLQGVKDRKQSRSKYGAKRPKAK; the protein is encoded by the coding sequence ATGCCAACCATCAATCAATTAATCCGTCAGGGGCGCGCGGTTGAAACCGTCAAGTCCAAGAGCCCTGCGATGGAAAATTCCCCCCAACGTCGTGGTGTTTGCACCCGCGTTTACACCACAACCCCGAAAAAGCCAAACTCGGCTTTGCGTAAAGTTGCCAAAGTGCGCTTAACTAACGGGTTTGAGGTGATTTCTTACATTGGCGGTGAAGGTCACAACTTGCAGGAACACAGCGTGGTGCTGGTTCGCGGTGGTCGTGTCAAGGACTTGCCGGGTGTGCGTTACCACATCGTGCGTGGTTCGCTTGACTTGCAAGGCGTGAAAGATCGCAAGCAGTCACGTTCCAAATACGGTGCAAAACGTCCCAAAGCCAAATAA
- the rpsG gene encoding 30S ribosomal protein S7: MPRRREVPKREILPDPKFGNVELSKFMNVIMEGGKKAVAERIIYGALEQIEKKNPGKDPVEAFTLAINNVKPLVEVKSRRVGGANYQVPVEVRPVRRLALSMRWIKEAARKRGEKSMALRLANELMEATEGRGGAMKKRDEVHRMAEANKAFSHFRF; this comes from the coding sequence ATGCCACGTCGTCGCGAAGTCCCTAAACGTGAAATTCTGCCGGACCCAAAATTCGGCAATGTTGAGCTGTCCAAATTCATGAACGTGATCATGGAAGGCGGCAAAAAAGCGGTTGCTGAACGCATCATTTATGGTGCGTTGGAGCAAATCGAAAAGAAAAACCCGGGCAAAGACCCTGTTGAAGCCTTCACATTGGCCATCAACAACGTCAAACCCCTGGTAGAAGTGAAGTCTCGCCGTGTGGGTGGTGCCAACTACCAAGTGCCGGTTGAAGTTCGTCCGGTGCGTCGCTTGGCCCTAAGCATGCGCTGGATCAAGGAGGCTGCCCGCAAGCGTGGCGAAAAATCCATGGCTCTGCGTTTGGCCAATGAGTTGATGGAGGCCACTGAAGGCCGTGGTGGTGCCATGAAAAAGCGTGATGAAGTTCACCGCATGGCAGAAGCCAACAAGGCGTTCTCGCACTTCCGTTTCTAA
- the fusA gene encoding elongation factor G yields MARHTPIERYRNIGISAHIDAGKTTTTERILFYTGVNHKIGEVHDGAATMDWMEQEQERGITITSAATTCFWKGMEANFAEHRINIIDTPGHVDFTIEVERSMRVLDGACMVYCAVGGVQPQSETVWRQANKYKVPRLAFVNKMDRTGANFFKVVDQMKLRLKANPVPIVIPIGAEENFTGVIDLRKMKAIIWDEASQGMKFTFEEIPADLLAQAKEWREKMVESAAEATEELMNKYLEEGDLSEEEITFGLRTRAIACEIQPMLCGTAFKNKGVQRMLDAVIELMPSPLDVPPVPGFDEDEKEVTRKADDKEKFSALAFKLMTDPFVGQLTFVRVYSGVLTKGDTVYNPIRGKKERIGRIVQMHANKREEVSEIVAGDIAACIGLKDVTTGETLCDPSAIIMLERMVFPEPVITQAVEPKTKADQEKMGIALQRLAQEDPSFRVKTDEESGQTLIGGMGELHLEIIVDRMKREFGVEANVGKPQVAYRETIRKTIEDAEGKFVRQSGGKGQYGHVVLKIEPNEAGKGIEFVDAIKGGVVPREYIPAVEKGIHEAVTQGVLAGYPVVDVKVTLHFGSYHDVDSNELAFKMAAIFGFKEGCRKAGPVILEPMMSVEVETPEDYAGNVMGDLSSRRGMVQGMDDMVGGGKAIKAEVPLSEMFGYSTTLRSMSQGRATYTMEFKHYTEAPRNVSEAIMAARAK; encoded by the coding sequence ATGGCTCGCCATACCCCCATTGAGCGCTACCGCAATATCGGCATTTCAGCGCACATCGACGCCGGTAAAACCACTACTACCGAACGTATTCTTTTCTACACTGGTGTGAACCACAAGATCGGTGAAGTGCACGATGGTGCAGCCACCATGGACTGGATGGAGCAAGAGCAAGAGCGTGGTATCACCATTACATCTGCTGCGACCACCTGTTTCTGGAAGGGTATGGAAGCTAATTTTGCTGAACACCGTATCAACATCATTGATACGCCCGGTCACGTGGACTTCACGATTGAGGTTGAGCGTTCCATGCGTGTGCTGGATGGTGCTTGCATGGTTTATTGCGCAGTGGGCGGTGTGCAGCCCCAGTCTGAAACTGTTTGGCGTCAAGCTAACAAGTACAAGGTACCTCGCTTGGCCTTTGTGAATAAGATGGATCGCACGGGTGCCAACTTTTTCAAGGTGGTTGATCAGATGAAGTTGCGTCTGAAGGCCAATCCAGTGCCAATCGTTATCCCGATCGGTGCTGAAGAAAATTTCACCGGTGTGATTGACCTGCGCAAGATGAAGGCCATCATTTGGGATGAGGCATCTCAAGGCATGAAGTTTACTTTTGAAGAAATTCCTGCTGATTTGCTGGCACAGGCCAAAGAATGGCGTGAAAAAATGGTCGAGTCCGCAGCTGAAGCCACTGAGGAGTTGATGAATAAATACCTTGAAGAAGGTGATTTGTCTGAAGAGGAAATTACTTTTGGATTGCGTACACGTGCTATCGCCTGTGAAATACAGCCTATGCTGTGCGGTACTGCGTTCAAAAATAAGGGCGTGCAGCGCATGCTTGATGCCGTGATTGAACTCATGCCTTCGCCGTTGGATGTGCCTCCAGTGCCAGGTTTTGATGAGGATGAAAAAGAAGTTACTCGAAAAGCTGACGACAAGGAAAAGTTTTCTGCTTTGGCATTCAAGTTGATGACGGATCCGTTTGTGGGTCAATTGACCTTTGTGCGGGTTTATTCAGGTGTGTTGACCAAGGGTGACACGGTTTATAACCCTATTCGTGGCAAGAAAGAGCGTATTGGTCGAATCGTCCAAATGCATGCCAACAAGCGCGAAGAAGTAAGTGAGATTGTTGCAGGTGATATTGCTGCTTGTATCGGCTTGAAAGATGTGACTACAGGCGAAACTTTGTGTGACCCCAGTGCCATCATCATGCTTGAGCGCATGGTGTTCCCTGAGCCGGTGATTACCCAAGCAGTTGAACCTAAAACCAAGGCTGACCAGGAAAAAATGGGTATTGCCTTGCAGCGGTTGGCTCAAGAGGATCCTTCTTTCCGTGTGAAAACAGACGAAGAATCCGGTCAAACCTTGATTGGTGGTATGGGTGAACTGCACCTTGAAATCATTGTGGATCGCATGAAGCGTGAATTTGGGGTGGAAGCCAATGTAGGTAAACCGCAGGTCGCCTACCGCGAAACCATCCGCAAGACCATTGAAGATGCTGAAGGCAAGTTTGTCCGTCAGTCTGGTGGTAAAGGTCAATATGGTCACGTAGTCTTGAAAATTGAACCCAATGAAGCCGGTAAGGGCATTGAGTTCGTAGATGCCATCAAGGGTGGTGTGGTGCCTCGCGAGTACATCCCTGCGGTGGAAAAAGGTATCCATGAAGCTGTCACCCAAGGTGTGTTGGCGGGTTATCCTGTGGTGGATGTCAAAGTTACATTGCACTTTGGTTCATACCACGATGTGGACTCCAACGAATTGGCCTTCAAGATGGCAGCCATTTTTGGCTTCAAGGAAGGCTGTCGCAAGGCGGGCCCGGTGATTCTTGAGCCCATGATGTCCGTCGAGGTGGAAACGCCAGAGGATTACGCTGGTAACGTGATGGGTGATTTGTCTTCACGCCGCGGCATGGTTCAAGGCATGGATGACATGGTGGGTGGCGGCAAAGCCATTAAGGCAGAAGTTCCTCTGTCAGAAATGTTTGGTTACTCCACTACCCTGCGCTCGATGTCGCAAGGCCGTGCTACTTACACGATGGAATTCAAGCATTACACGGAAGCTCCGCGTAATGTGTCTGAAGCCATCATGGCTGCGCGTGCCAAGTAA
- the tuf gene encoding elongation factor Tu: protein MGKEKFTRTKPHVNVGTIGHVDHGKTTLTAAITTVLAAKFGGSAKAYDQIDAAPEEKARGITINTAHVEYETANRHYAHVDCPGHADYVKNMITGAAQMDGAILVCSAADGPMPQTREHILLARQVGVPYIIVYLNKCDMVDDAELLELVEMEVRELLDKYDFPGDDTPIIHGSAKLAMEGDKGELGEGSIMKLADALDSYIPLPERAVDGAFLMPVEDVFSISGRGTVVTGRVERGIIKVGEEIEIVGIHDTQKTTCTGVEMFRKLLDQGQAGDNVGILLRGTKREDVQRGQVLCKPGSIKPHTHFTGEIYVLSKDEGGRHTPFFNNYRPQFYFRTTDVTGAIELPEGKEMVMPGDNVSITVKLIAPIAMEEGLRFAIREGGRTVGAGVVAKVIA from the coding sequence ATGGGAAAAGAAAAATTCACACGAACCAAGCCCCACGTGAACGTGGGCACCATTGGTCACGTTGACCATGGTAAAACCACCCTGACAGCCGCCATCACCACTGTGCTGGCAGCCAAGTTTGGTGGCTCGGCTAAAGCCTACGACCAAATCGACGCAGCGCCTGAAGAAAAAGCACGCGGCATCACCATCAATACTGCTCACGTGGAATACGAAACGGCCAACCGCCACTACGCCCACGTGGACTGCCCAGGCCACGCTGACTATGTGAAAAACATGATCACTGGTGCGGCTCAAATGGACGGTGCCATTCTGGTCTGCTCGGCGGCTGACGGCCCCATGCCTCAAACCCGTGAGCACATCCTCTTGGCTCGCCAAGTGGGCGTGCCCTATATCATCGTCTACTTGAACAAATGTGACATGGTGGACGATGCAGAACTGCTCGAACTCGTTGAAATGGAAGTGCGCGAACTCCTGGACAAGTATGACTTCCCAGGCGACGACACCCCCATCATCCATGGTTCTGCCAAACTCGCCATGGAAGGCGATAAAGGCGAACTCGGCGAAGGCTCCATCATGAAGCTCGCTGATGCACTCGACAGCTACATCCCTCTGCCAGAACGTGCAGTGGACGGTGCTTTCCTGATGCCTGTTGAAGATGTGTTCTCCATTTCTGGTCGCGGCACCGTGGTGACTGGCCGTGTTGAACGCGGTATCATCAAAGTTGGCGAAGAAATCGAAATCGTCGGCATTCATGACACCCAAAAAACCACCTGCACTGGCGTGGAAATGTTCCGCAAACTGCTCGACCAAGGTCAGGCAGGCGACAACGTAGGTATCTTGCTGCGCGGCACCAAACGCGAAGACGTGCAACGTGGTCAAGTGCTGTGCAAACCAGGCTCGATCAAGCCGCACACCCACTTCACCGGCGAAATCTACGTCTTGTCCAAAGACGAAGGCGGCCGTCACACGCCATTCTTCAACAACTACCGTCCTCAGTTCTACTTCCGTACCACCGATGTGACCGGTGCTATTGAGTTGCCAGAAGGCAAAGAAATGGTGATGCCTGGTGACAACGTGTCGATCACGGTGAAGTTGATTGCCCCAATCGCCATGGAAGAAGGTCTGCGCTTCGCAATTCGTGAAGGTGGCCGTACCGTGGGTGCGGGTGTGGTTGCTAAGGTGATTGCTTAA
- the rpsJ gene encoding 30S ribosomal protein S10 — MATKQKIRIRLKAFDYKLIDQSAAEIVDTAKRTGAIVKGPVPLPTRMKRFDILRSPHVNKTSRDQFEIRTHQRLMDIVDPTDKTVDALMKLDLPAGVDVEIKLQ, encoded by the coding sequence ATGGCAACTAAACAAAAAATCCGTATCCGCCTGAAAGCGTTTGATTACAAGTTGATTGATCAATCTGCCGCAGAAATTGTCGATACAGCCAAGCGTACCGGCGCTATTGTCAAAGGCCCCGTGCCATTGCCAACACGCATGAAGCGTTTTGACATTCTGCGTTCACCTCACGTCAACAAGACGAGTCGTGATCAGTTCGAAATTCGCACGCACCAACGTCTGATGGACATTGTTGACCCAACAGATAAAACTGTTGATGCATTGATGAAGCTCGACTTGCCTGCTGGTGTGGATGTCGAAATCAAGTTGCAGTAA